The segment GCAGAAGTCAAGATGCGCTGCTCACGCAGCCCTGAATTCATCCAATAGGATACAATTTTACCAGCAGAGCCACCAATTTGTACGGCTGGCCCTTCACGGCCTACTGAAAAGCCTGCAAACCCAGTCAATACACCACCAATCATCTTAGAAGCCAACGTCCGATACGGTTTCATATCAAAGAGGCCCAGCATTTCCCCTTCGATTTGAGGAATACCAGAGCCCCCCGATAATGGGGCCCATGCAAGCAATCTGTCGACAATAAAGGCAAAAATAACCATCACTATAAGCCAGCCTATGGCCCCTTCCATGGTAATGTCGTCCATCAAATGCCAACGAATATGCTCTGACTCAAGGATTAAATAACGGTACGTAGCACCACAAAAACCTGCAATCACGCCCACAAGAGCGCCCTTTGCAATGAGCTCCGTTAACAATATACGATTCATGGACATATCTGCTAAGGTAGAACTGCGCTTATTAAATTTCCATAGCCTCATACCATTCCTCCTTAGCATTAGCCAAAATTTAAACACTCGTGCATAAACTATGTATTCATATCCTTAGTATACTTATGTAAACCATCATTTTCAAGAAATGATTACATACAACGTCAATTATCTAATTAGAAGACAACGCTACAAACGCAAAGCTAGCCACCTCTACAATGAGATGGCTAGCTTTGTTAAGCAAGTGTATAAATGTATTTTCTTTACATATTCGGAGGCATCTGAAATATGTAAAGACACTAAAGATGTAAAGTTCTTAGGGCCAGAGCTCAGCATCATTTAGGCTATTAGATTATTTAGACAAGTCCTAAAATTCCTTAGAATATGGATTCATAGATACCAATAATTTCTTCCAAAGACACATCTCGTGGATTACCAGGTGTACATGCATCGTTGAAAGCAGATTCAGCGAGGAATGGAATGTCTTCTCGTTTTACGCCTGCTTCGCTAAGGGATTTAGGAATGCCTACATCGTCAGCTAATTTTTGGATTACATCAATAGCTGCTTGACGATATGTTTCTTGATCCATTTCGTCTACATCAGAAACGCCCATAACGCGAGCGATTTCACGATATTTTTCGCCTGTTGCAGGAGCATTGAATTTCAATACTGCTGTTAAAAGCATTGCACACGCCTTGCCATGAGGGATGTCGTACACAGCACTCAATGGATGCGCCATGGAGTGAACGATGCCAAGACCTACGTTGGAGAAGCCCATACCTGCAATATATTGACCAAGGGACATAGCTTCACGACCTGCGAAGTCACCAGCTACGGCGCTACGCAAGGAACGACCGATGATTTCGATAGCTTTCAAATGAAGCATATCAGTAAGTTCCCACGCACCTTTTGTAATGTAACCTTCTACGGCATGCACGAGGGCATCCATACCGGTAGACGCACAAAGGCCAGTTGGCATCGATGCGGACATATCAGGGTCCACGATGGCTACGATTGGTATGTCATGAGGGTCAACACAAACGAATTTACGGTTCTTTTCAACATCTGTAATAACGTAGTTAATAGTAACCTCTGCCGCCGTACCAGATGTGGTAGATACAGCAATAATCGGCAAGCATGGATGTTTCGTAGGTGCCACCCCTTCAAGGCTACGCACATCGCTGAACTCAGGGTTCGTCACAATCGTAGCAATAGCCTTACTTGTATCGATAGCACTGCCACCGCCTACAGCAACAATAGCTTCAGCACCTGCGGCTTTACAAGCAGCCACACCAGATGTTACGTTTTCAATCGTTGGATTCGGCTTAATATTGTCATATACATCGTAAGCAATACCTGCCGCATCAAGTAAGTCTGTTACCTTTGTAGCTACCTTAAACTCAAATAAATCAGGTGTAGACGTAACAAGAACCTTTTTAAAATGGCGATTCTTAATTTCGTTCACAATCTCCTGAATCGCCCCTTGTCCAAAATAGGACGTGCCGTTCAACATAATTCTCCAAGCCATATACATTCACTCCTAACGAATAAAAAATAAACCGATAGAGAATAACTATACTAAGTAATTCTCTATCGGTTTATTAAAATCCTTGAAGCTGTGTTATGTATACACTATATATTTTATTATTTTAGTGTTTCTAAGGTTTGTTTCCACTGAAGCGTTAGCTCCATTTTAGCAAGAACTTGATTAAACTGTATAATTGGTAACTGTTCTTTTAAAAGTAATAACTCACTTATAATCTCATCAATAATGCTTTTATATGCCACTCGTGGCAATAATAATCTCAAAGAAATCAATAATCCATATACAGAAGATTCACTCCCCTTTGGATTAGACACAAAATAGTATGTTAGTTTTTTTATCGTCCTTTTTGAACCTGTAATCCTATGATTATAAAGTCGATCTCCATGTGCACATACATTTCTATACCCTACCAAAACATCTAATATTTCGCTAAAAATAGGTATTAAGGTTGAAGTGGGATTCGTTATAGAAATCCGGTACTCAGTCGTATATTCCTTATGTATATCTTCCAAGATTTTCTCCTGTATGTTAGGAGTAATTAATTTATAAAAATTCGTAATCTCACCAAATGTAAGCTTTGTTACTAAAACCCATAAAGGTAAATCTTGATGTGTCGTTAAATAATGGGAAAACATAGTATGTCTTGCATTACGTTGTGTAGCATTTGATAATTTTGATACCAACTCTGTAGCTTTAGGTAAATTAGTCTTAGAAAAATTATTTACATTTAAATGGCTGAATTCAGATGTATGTACTTCAGAAAAACGATAAGATACTTTCGTACAAATATTTTGCTCTGCTTGTAAAAGAGCCTTCAATAGAATAATTCGAAGGTTACGGTCAAAACAATATAGTCCATAAATCTGAAAAAATGTTGTTCCCGTTATATAATAATCATCTCCACTATTAACTGTAGCGTTAATATCCAAAAAAATATCTTTGTAACCATTAATTATTGAGTAATAATTATCTCTAGCTAAAATTCTCTTTACTCGACTGCCCTCAGTTCCCTTTTCAATCGTAATATTCCGTTTTCTCATCAATCGTAATAGGGAATCTAAAGACTTAAAAGGCTTAGACATAACTCCCTCCTACAAACAAAAAAACTCGCCGACCCTTGAGTCGACGAGTGTTGCGCGTTACCCGTAAGTTTCGCACAGTTTCTCTGTGTATTAACTATAACAAAGTTCTCCCTTGGGTGTCAACTCAGATTCGCCTTCCATGAATAGTATTTCCACTGTCTATATTCGTGATATACTCTTAAAATTCCTTCCTTAAAATAAGACATTCTAAGAAATTTTACTCATCTTCATAAGCAAGATTCGTTTCACAGATTCATCGAGTCGTTCTTTAGAGATGCGACCATCTTTTACAGCTTTCATAAGGCCATTATACGCCTCTTGCATGTGTTCGTACTCATGGCACACGAGCAAGATATCACTGCCAGCCAAGATAGATTGAACGGCCATATCGCCGAAGGTGTAGTGTTTTGCAAGAGCGCCCATGTCCATATCGTCTGTTACGACAACGCCGTTATAGCCCATATCTTTGCGCAACCAGTCAGTAATAATCGCTTTAGAAAGACTAGATGGATGATCTGCATCGATTTGAGGATACATCGCGTGGGACACCATAATTGCATATGTATTCGGTTTAGACTGCTTAATGAGATCTACAAATACCTTCGTATCTTCATTCAACAAAGTCTCTTTAGACACTGGCACAACACTGGTATCCGCATGTAAGTCTACATCTGTTTTACCAATGCCTGGGAAGTGTTTGTAAGAGTACCACAAGCCCGCTTCATCATAGGCCTTGCCTACTGCACTGGCATAGCGTACGGCCTCATCAGGGTTCGTACTAAAGGAACGGCCATAGGTCAAGCCCAAGTCCGCTACAGGAGCAAAGTTAATGTTGAATCCCAAGTCCTTTAGTTCTGTACCAGACTGTTTTGCCAAGGATACCGCTTGTTCAATAGGTTCCTTGCCTAACGCCTCTGCAGGAGGAACCTTGATGAGCTGATTCTCCATGCGCGCCACAGCACCACCCTCTTGGTCGATACCGATGAACAATGGCGTTAAACCGGCGCTTTTACCAGTTTTATTAATATCTGTAATCAGCGATTTCACTTGATCCTTGGACTCCATATTGCGGTCAAACAAGATGATACCGCCCACGCGATACTCATTGAGCATGAATTTAGCATCATCGTTCAAGGTCTTGCCATGGATGCCAATCATCAACAATTGGCCTACCTTGTCCGCGTCAGACATATTAGCTACTAATTTGTCCACCTTTTCCTCTGGTGAAAGCTCGCTCTGTGCCACGGATTCATAGGTTACAGGCTCCGCTTTAGAAGTAAATGGGTTATGTAAACCGCAGCCCGTTGTAAGCGCCAATGCGCCAATCATCGTAGCCGCTACGATACGTCGAAACATATATACCTCCAAAATCTCTAAAAAGTATTATGTATAGTATATCAAATAATAAAGACAACCCCAACAACGCCAATACATGTAGTGCATCGTGAGCGCAAAAAAGACTATTACCCAAAACCTACGAATATATACCGTATTGGTTCCAAGTAATAGTCTTTATATCAGTTAAGATCAAACTTACGATTAAATTTTGCTTGTGCTTAACTTTTGCTTATCCTTAAATTTTACCTTGCTCTTTCATTTCTGCTAAGAGCTTTACGATGCGAGGGCCACAGCCTTTACCACCGCAAGCACCTGTGCCGGCACGAGTTGCTTCTTTTACCTCAGGAAATGTATGAGCACCATTCAAAATAGCTTCTTTAATCGTTTTACGTGTAATGCTACGGCATGTACACACCTTTGTAAGCTTGTCCAGAATCGCCTCTGGCACTTGATTTTCTTCAAAATCCATATGTATTCCTCTTCTATTCACTTGAATATCTATATACTGTATCAATTTAATATATCGATTTACATATCAATTTAGTTTAGTGGATTAGTTTACTATATCAATAGTATCTAACCATACACTGTAACATTAATATATCGAAAATTTACGATTTCTATACACAGTATATCATATATTAGAAACTATATCGATAGTTTTTAATATAAATATAATCATAATTTTGTTCATACTTATAACACAAAAAAGCCTCTACCATAGATTTATCACCTATACGATAGAGGCTTTCACCAAATATATTTATAAAATCGTCCCAATGATTGCAAAGTAAATTTTGAAAATTGTTTGTTGCAATGGACGGATTACCATAGAAATAATCGGTGTATTAATAAGGATGATAAAGAAAATCAAGTTAATCATCCCTAATTGGTAATATTTAATTTGCCATTCTGTCGGTAGCCACGGCAAAATGATATTAAAACCAGGTAATGGTGGGAATGGAATTAAGCAGAAAATGGAAAGGCCGATGCTATACAAAATAATGTATTGCATAACCATTGGTAAACCCGGAGACTGCATAAGATTCAAATTACCCAAAAGTACGTATATGAAAGTAAATACGAACCCTGTAATCAGGCCTGCTATAGGACCTGCAAAAGCAAGTAGGCTCATATCACGGCGTGGGTCTTTAAAGTAAGATGGATTAATAGCCATCCCTTTAGGCCAGCCAAATCCAACTAGAATGATACAGATAGTACCTATTAAATCAAGGTGTGCCAAAGGAGATAATGTGAGGCGCCCCGCCATCCGAGGTGTTGGATCGCCAAACCAGGTAGCTACTTTGGCCTCTGCATATCCAAAGACAGAAAAAACGATGATAATAGCAGGAATACTAGCTAATATCTGTATCGGATTTAAATCAAACATAAAACTCCTTTATATGTTACCTAACATGTTTATGAACTATATATCATATATAGATTACATAACACGTTGATGTATTACATAAATTCTTATTGTTTAGCTTCCCATGCGGTGTAGCCGTCTTGAATACAGCGAAGGGCATTCAATGTACGTGGATAGCCGATGTACGGCACGCATTGAGATGCGATGTTAATCAAATATTGTTTACTGTTGCCTACGTTCAAGTTGCCTTCTACGTGAGCCTTTAATTGAGGTTCACATCCACCTTGAGCTGCCAAGAAACAGAAGGTAATCATTTCACGATGAGCCACACTCAAGCCTTTACGTGTGTAGTAGTCGCCGAACATATTAGCAAGCCACTTTTTGATGTGACGTGTATCTTCAGGGCCTTCTTCGTAAGAATGACGCACAGATTCACCAAAGATTTCCACCTGTTTTTCTACGCCCTTTTCAAGACGAGATGCAGCAGTAATTGTACTGCGAGATGGATCCGCAACAGTTTCCCCACGATAGTCAAAAATCTTATTTGTAACCTTAAAGAATGGGCGTACACGACCAATGCCAAGATATGGCACAGCTTGATAAATAAGCTCGATTACTTCATCGGGAATCAAGCCAAAGTTAAGTGCTGCCGGTAGCATCAACGCATATTCATCAACAGCAGATGCCCCTACTAATGTAGCAAGGATAGCCAAGAAGCGATCCTTGGCAGGCACATTACGACCCTCTTCGGTGATAACTTCATGGAACGCAAAATTATCAAATAAAACTTCAAACTCAGGGTCAATATAACCTGCAGGGGCTGCAATATCAGGGAACATGCGCTCCGTATAGGCTTGAGCAAATTCAGATTTAGACATAGGAAACCTCCATAAACAACACTGGTGAAAGCCCAAAGGAGCTTTCACCAGCAATAGTTATGTAATTATTACGGCTTGCGCCATCAAATTATAAAGCTGGGAAAGAGAAATCAGTGCCGTATACTTCTTTCCAAGCAGCCAAGAACATGTTGTATTCATTAGAACCAGGAGTGATTTGGTACGCTTGACCATCTGGAGAGAAACGATATACAGTATGCAAGCTTGGGTGAACAATGTATTTGAACAATGTAGCTTCACCATATTGGTTGTTATGCATGTTCACTACATTGATACCGAATACGTAGTTACGGCTACTATCAATACCACTGAATTGGGATGCTTTATCAAAGAAGTATGTTTCAGAACCATTTGCACTATTTGGAACCTCTGGATAGTTAGCTAAACCATTCCAGTTTGCTGCATTAGCAACACCACCAACTAATAATGTACCGGCTAATACAAATGCGCCTAATAAATTTTTATTCATAATGCTCTCCTTTTTGCCTTAACGGCATCTCACGAACAGGTCATATCTCACATGACCTCCGTACAATACGTTATATGTATAGTATATCACATTTTATGAAAATATTAGATATATTAAATTACAGAATGTATGCATATGAGATCTTACTAGAGTACGCTACATTAGCGCTTAAGCTTCTCTGCTGTTCTAGCATTAGCGTTATCGATTGCTTCTAACAATTTGTTAAGCAACATACGCATTTGACGGGTTTCTTCAACGTCAAAAATCGGGCCTGCAGCTTCAGACAAGCGACGTGGTATATGAACTGCTTCATCACGTAATGCTTTACCTGTATCAGTAAGGGTTACCATTACTACGCGTTCATCTTGGCGGCTGCGTTTACGCTTTAAGAATGCTTTTGCTTCTAATTTCTTTAAAAGTGGTGTTAATGTACCAGAATCAAGGCGCAATACTTGGCCTAGTTCTTTAACGGACAAATCACCATATTGCCACAATGCCATCATTACGATGTATTGAGTATATGTCAAATTTAACGGATCTAAGTGACTGCGATATGCATTAACAATTTCCTTCGCCACTACATAAAGTGGGAAGCTCAATTGGTTTTCTAATTTTATGTACTCTGCATCAGGTACGTCTTCTTTATGTTTGTAACCTTCGAGTACGCCAATTTCTGCCATATTCTACCTCCATATGCACACAATAATCTACAAATTAATTGTACACAATTCTACGGCAAGCAGTCAACGTAAAAAACCTACTTTGTACATAAATTTTTAAATTTGTCAATTATTTAATATATTTTTTCTTTTTTATTAAAGAAACTAAGGGCTCTATAGAATTTATGGGCTAAAATCACACCATATAGATATAAGGCTATTAATAAATTTTTTTGATATTAGAATTCAATACCACATGCAGACATGGCTTCTTCAAGACGTTTAGCATGATCTAATTCCTCTGGGATAGAATGCTCAATTAATTCAGCAATTTTATGAGCGCCCTCTTCATTAGAATGACGAACTTCATCAGCTAATTTAGCTAAGATAGTATCTGCAGACGCTTCAGCCTTGTAGAAATTAATGACCATCTTAATGAAATCTTCCTTTGTATCAGGACCATCGCCTAATAAATGGCTATAAATTCCGCCATGTGCTGCATCTTCTGCAGCATTTTTATAGATTGCATCAGCAATTGCATCATAACCAAGCTCTTTAGCTAAAAAATACATAGTGAAATATTGATTAGCACCGTTAATTTCTGCGTTCTTTAACATCTCAATAGTTTTTTCAAAGGATTTACCCTTTGCAATACCATGTAAACTCATAACATTCTCCTTTTATATAATCAGCTGTTTAGCTCTTAAATTGTTAAGATTTATATGCATACAAATATACTGTAAAACAAAATTTTAAAATATAATTTTATACAACTATTATTGTAAGGTTTATATCTAATTTTGTCAATTTACTTAATATGATTACATAGTGTATTGAAAGTGTATCCCTTTAGCATATTCCTTCTAAAGATTCTTCTAGAGATCTTTCTAAATGTCATTCTAAATTTCTTTCTAGATTTATGTCATATAGTATAATAAAAGAAATTCTATATAAAGCTGATTGATAATAGGAGGACTATATGAACACCTTAGAATGTATCAAAACACGTCATAGTACGCGTAAATTTAAAGCTGATCAATTATCTCGAGAACTTATCGATCAAGTCCTCGATGCTGGCCGCCGTGCCCCATCTGGTGGTAATACACAATTGACACATTTTATGGTCATTACGAACCAGAATGTGCTCAAAGAGCTAGTAACACTCGTTCAAGAGGAATACGGCAAAATGCCGATTACAGAAAATACATTA is part of the Veillonella nakazawae genome and harbors:
- a CDS encoding MarR family winged helix-turn-helix transcriptional regulator gives rise to the protein MAEIGVLEGYKHKEDVPDAEYIKLENQLSFPLYVVAKEIVNAYRSHLDPLNLTYTQYIVMMALWQYGDLSVKELGQVLRLDSGTLTPLLKKLEAKAFLKRKRSRQDERVVMVTLTDTGKALRDEAVHIPRRLSEAAGPIFDVEETRQMRMLLNKLLEAIDNANARTAEKLKR
- a CDS encoding Abi family protein; protein product: MSKPFKSLDSLLRLMRKRNITIEKGTEGSRVKRILARDNYYSIINGYKDIFLDINATVNSGDDYYITGTTFFQIYGLYCFDRNLRIILLKALLQAEQNICTKVSYRFSEVHTSEFSHLNVNNFSKTNLPKATELVSKLSNATQRNARHTMFSHYLTTHQDLPLWVLVTKLTFGEITNFYKLITPNIQEKILEDIHKEYTTEYRISITNPTSTLIPIFSEILDVLVGYRNVCAHGDRLYNHRITGSKRTIKKLTYYFVSNPKGSESSVYGLLISLRLLLPRVAYKSIIDEIISELLLLKEQLPIIQFNQVLAKMELTLQWKQTLETLK
- a CDS encoding site-2 protease family protein, producing the protein MFDLNPIQILASIPAIIIVFSVFGYAEAKVATWFGDPTPRMAGRLTLSPLAHLDLIGTICIILVGFGWPKGMAINPSYFKDPRRDMSLLAFAGPIAGLITGFVFTFIYVLLGNLNLMQSPGLPMVMQYIILYSIGLSIFCLIPFPPLPGFNIILPWLPTEWQIKYYQLGMINLIFFIILINTPIISMVIRPLQQTIFKIYFAIIGTIL
- a CDS encoding (2Fe-2S)-binding protein, whose amino-acid sequence is MDFEENQVPEAILDKLTKVCTCRSITRKTIKEAILNGAHTFPEVKEATRAGTGACGGKGCGPRIVKLLAEMKEQGKI
- the fucO gene encoding lactaldehyde reductase, which codes for MAWRIMLNGTSYFGQGAIQEIVNEIKNRHFKKVLVTSTPDLFEFKVATKVTDLLDAAGIAYDVYDNIKPNPTIENVTSGVAACKAAGAEAIVAVGGGSAIDTSKAIATIVTNPEFSDVRSLEGVAPTKHPCLPIIAVSTTSGTAAEVTINYVITDVEKNRKFVCVDPHDIPIVAIVDPDMSASMPTGLCASTGMDALVHAVEGYITKGAWELTDMLHLKAIEIIGRSLRSAVAGDFAGREAMSLGQYIAGMGFSNVGLGIVHSMAHPLSAVYDIPHGKACAMLLTAVLKFNAPATGEKYREIARVMGVSDVDEMDQETYRQAAIDVIQKLADDVGIPKSLSEAGVKREDIPFLAESAFNDACTPGNPRDVSLEEIIGIYESIF
- a CDS encoding carboxymuconolactone decarboxylase family protein, which encodes MSKSEFAQAYTERMFPDIAAPAGYIDPEFEVLFDNFAFHEVITEEGRNVPAKDRFLAILATLVGASAVDEYALMLPAALNFGLIPDEVIELIYQAVPYLGIGRVRPFFKVTNKIFDYRGETVADPSRSTITAASRLEKGVEKQVEIFGESVRHSYEEGPEDTRHIKKWLANMFGDYYTRKGLSVAHREMITFCFLAAQGGCEPQLKAHVEGNLNVGNSKQYLINIASQCVPYIGYPRTLNALRCIQDGYTAWEAKQ
- a CDS encoding glycoside hydrolase family 3 N-terminal domain-containing protein, translated to MFRRIVAATMIGALALTTGCGLHNPFTSKAEPVTYESVAQSELSPEEKVDKLVANMSDADKVGQLLMIGIHGKTLNDDAKFMLNEYRVGGIILFDRNMESKDQVKSLITDINKTGKSAGLTPLFIGIDQEGGAVARMENQLIKVPPAEALGKEPIEQAVSLAKQSGTELKDLGFNINFAPVADLGLTYGRSFSTNPDEAVRYASAVGKAYDEAGLWYSYKHFPGIGKTDVDLHADTSVVPVSKETLLNEDTKVFVDLIKQSKPNTYAIMVSHAMYPQIDADHPSSLSKAIITDWLRKDMGYNGVVVTDDMDMGALAKHYTFGDMAVQSILAGSDILLVCHEYEHMQEAYNGLMKAVKDGRISKERLDESVKRILLMKMSKIS